CACCAGGCGCTGGCAGGCTTTGCATGTGACCGCAGCCTCAGTCTGCCGGGCATCCTTGCCCTTGCTAGCGCCGCACAGCGCGCCGGCGTACTCGCTGTTTGGCGCATGCACCTTCTCACTACCGGGAAACACCAGGTTCTGGCCGGTCAGGTCGGCGGTGGGCTGCTCGGCCCCATCCTCGACGGCGAGCTGACCAGCCGGCGCATCGCCGATCGGCTGCGGGAAGACCTCGACGACCTTCAGGTTCTCGGCCAGCACGCCCGCCTTGCGGAAGGTGTAGCAGCGCGACAGCGCCACTGCCCTGCTGTTGACCCGCGAGCGAATGCCCCAGGCGCCGTCGACCTGCTGCAGCACCGCGAACATGTAGGCCTCGGGCTGCTCGTCGATGATGGTCTCGCCGCTGGGCGTCACAATCTCGATGCGGTACTGCGCGGCGGCCGGGATGGGCAGACGCGTGGCCTTCGGCGTGCGCGCCGGCTTCGCGGCCTTGCGGTGCTCCAGGTAGATGGCCTTGGCCGCCTGCCGCACGCTCGGCCAATCGAGCTGCATCTGATCGGCCACCAGCCGCGCGCCGGCCAGAAGCTCAGCCAGAATGTGGCCAAAGCCCTCATACACACGCTCGCCGGCGAACTGGTTCGCGATCTGGTGCGCGCGATCGGTAAGTTCAGTGGTGTTGGTGGTGTGCATCGTTTTTCCTCTTTCTTGTGCTGTATTTCCGCTCCGATGCACCTATCATACATCAGTGTCTATCTAATGTCAACAGTAAATTGATGTTTTTTCAAAGATAAAAGAGCGGCTTTATTCACGCACCACCACCACCAAGGCGCTGCCTATGGTATACTGTAAATCACACGCCAAGGCCTCTCTATCTCCTCTTTCGGCCTCTCTCCCCCCTCGCGCGGGCGGCTGTACCGTGGTGATACAGCCGCCTACTTCTTGACGATCTATCGACAAATCACGCAGGAATATGATAGAGTATTCGAGCGCAGCGCGGCGATAGCATTGCTCATGGAACCCTTGGGGAGAGACTCAGCATGCGTACATTGGTGTGGAATCCCGATGAACCCCTCGCACTCTGCGAGGGCGAGAGTCCCAAGGCAAACCTGGCGCTCAATGATTACGCGCTGATGGGGGCGGGTCGGAGCCTTGCGGGGCTGATCCAAAAGTATACCGAACGTATGCCAGGCGGCACGAGCCCCACGACAAACCTGATCGTGCTCAAACGCTGGTCAGCCGCCGACGCCTGGCAAGATCGCGTGGCGCGCTATGATGTGCTCTTGGTTGAGCGGGAGCGCGCAGCGTACGAGGCTCGCTGGGCTCACCGGCGCGAGGCGGAGCGCGAGGAGACCTGGCAGCTGGCCCAGGCGCTGCGCGACAAGGCGCGCAAGATGCTGGAGTTCCCGCTGGCCGATGTCGAGCAGGTCACTGCACGCCGGCCAGGGCCGGGCGGCGTGCAGCACATCGATATGACGGTGATCAAGCCGGCGCGCTGGGCGCTGCGGGACATCGCAACCATGGGCGAGACGGCCGCAAAGCTCGCTCGGCTGTCGGCGGATCTGCCGACCGAGCGGCTGGCGATTGAGGATCTGACCCCACGCGACCTAGAGGGGATGAGCACCGAAGAACTGATGCTACTCAGGCAGCGGCTGGAGCGGGCGAAGCGGCGATCCTAATTGAGGTGCATTATGGCGTGCTGCACTGAAATCCAAACTTGAGAGTGGTTTTAGAGGAGGTCGCAGCCCTCCCTAGCCCTCCGCTTTAGTTATTCAGGCAGCGCGCTAACTGGCGAAGGTAACGGCGAATAGATTGAAGCCTGGGTACACTTGAACAAGCGTTTACTGCGGGATACCATGCGGTAAGTTGTGGTTTTGAACTCGATACGAGGTACCCGAGCAGATTGCTCAGTAATGGTATTTGGGCACTCTCAAAGAAGCGGCGTTGTTTGTCGCCATCCAACGAGTTGTGCATCAACTGTGCCGTCACCAATAGAGCGGGAACACATTTATTAACCACTGCACGTGTTTTTGATAGGATAAAAGGAGCTCTTCCGCATATTCCGTGAAGCCGATTCCGCGCACCGCTTCATACTGCCCACGCGCGGAATTGCGCAGCGAGCTTGTCGGCCTTGATCACGCAAAGTGCGGGAGAGCCCCGATCCTATTGACAAAAACAGCACAGTAGGCGCATCTTCAAAGATCGTACCAGAATGCCATCCACCAACAGATCTTGTGTATCCCGTAAACGGTTACATATAGTGTAATAAAAATTGCTGAAAGGATGTAAAAGGAAATGCTCGGAAAATTTCCACGTTAATACTTCCAGAGTTATTTTCTGGCTCGCAGTCATGATAATTTAACTCAATATGAGCATCTTCTCCTTTTAATAAGAGGGTATAAACGTGATTTTTGTTATATTCTCCCCAGAAGTAATGTTTTCGATTATCCATTTGAGTTTCATTTATTCCAATGCCCAAATCAGTATTCTCTTCCGAATTATAACAATTATTCTCTATATATGTTGGTTTTGTGGTTCTTTCCTGAAATGAATATTCTGCATCAATGTCATATATACCTGCATTAGCTGTACCTGAAGCGCGCAGAACGTACCAAGCGCCTATTTGCAATGATTGCCTTGATTGCTCTACATCGCCGATGGCAGGAACCTCAACCATATCGATAGGTACGAAAAACCATGATCGTATCACAACAACGATCGATGTTATGATGAAGAATCCTAGTATTCGTGGGTAGTAGAACGCTGTTCTCATGATCGGCGATGGATTACGTTTATTGCCATAGTACGTTGTGCCACCTACTGTATCATTGATATCATTTCGATATCTTTGCTCCTGCTCGAAACCTTCAAGACGCAGCATAACTGAAGGCGCTGAAATCTCTGCTACGTCGATATTCTGAGCCTCGGTCCCTGTCACTTTAATGGCTGCATTAGCTAATCGTGTTGGGAAATCCTTATGGATAGCAGTTTGCCACTCACCCTCTGTCAACGGTGACCAACCCCAATCAAGCTCAAAAGATCGCCAAATTTCCTTTCCTTGCGCCTCAGTCTGGCCAAGGTGATCACGGAGCCACGTAATCCATTGTGTCCGACGCGTTTCCAGGCACTTTGTATTACCCTTCTCCCAATCACCAACAGTCTCACGGCCCCGCTCACCCAAGTCAAAGTGCTTTGCCATCGCCACCAATGTATATGATCGTCCACGTTTTTTCCAAAGTTGCAGACTCAGTACATTCTTAAGAGCATCGTCCGGCGTCATTGTGTCACCTCATAACTATACAGCTACCATGTGTTGGGTGATCTGCGGAGTGGAGGTCTATTGAACGGTGTCGTGCGGGGTGATCTGCGAAATGCGGGGCGATGTGCGGGGTGATGTGCTGACTCGTGCGGATTGTCCTGACCGGGTGGGAGACCTATACTTTGAGTTGCTAAATGCGCCGAACATAACTTACAGGAGAGGAGGTGTGAATCCGATTTGGTAGGTTCAACGATAAGCGCTGCGGACACATAACCCTCAAAGGAGGATAAGCAATGAACTGGCGAGCCGCAATCAAAGGTGGGATCAGGCTCATCCTCATCAGTATCTTCGTGCTGAATTGGGCTTGTATAATGCCCTCCATAGTAGATGCCGCGGTTATTTACAGACCAGGCTATACCGTGGTGATGGCGAACGAGCGTCTGACGGTATTCGCCACCGACAAGAACGGCAACCTTACCCACCGCTGGTACGACACTGCCAAGGACGCTTGGACTGGGTGGGTTCCGTTTAAGGATGGAACAATTACCTCTGCGCCTGCTGTGGTGATGGCGAACGAGCGTCTGACGGTATTCGCCACCGACAAGAACGGCAACCTTACCCACCGCTGGTACGACACTGCCAAGGACGCTTGGACTGGGTGGGTTCCGTTTAAGGATGGAACAATTACCTCTGCGCCTGCTGTGGTGATGGCGAACGAGCGTCTGACGGTATTCGCCACCGACAAGAACGGCAACCTTACCCACCGCTGGTACGACACTGCCAAGGACGCTTGGACTGGGTGGGTTCCGTTTAAGGATGGAACAATTACCTCTGCGCCTGCTGTGGTGATGGCGAACGAGCGTCTGACGGTATTCGCCACCGACAAGAACGGCAACCTTACCCACCGCTGGTACGACACTGCCAAGGACGCTTGGACTGGGTGGGTTCCGTTTAAGGATGGAACAATTACCTCTGCGCCTGCTGTGGTGATGGCGAACGAGCGTCTGACGGTATTCGCCACCGACAAGAACGGCAACCTTACCCACCGCTGGTACGACACTGCCAAGGACGCTTGGACTGGGTGGGTTCCGTTTAAGGATGGAACAATTACCTCTGCGCCTGCTGTGGTGATGGCGAACGAGCGTCTGACGGTATTCGCCACCGACAAGAACGGCAACCTTACCCACCGCTGGTACGACACTGCCAAGGACGCTTGGACTGGGTGGGTTATATTGCGTTAGCGGCACAGTCATTTCGGATCAGCGATATACCGAATTGAAGGTGCGGCTCATAACCGCACCTTCAATAACATGCGATACTGTCTTCTGATCATACTGTGACATCAGAAGTTAGTCTAGCACGACTCTAATCTTCTCTTCGTTTTACTTCCGCTAGCAAATAGGATCGATAGTGCGGCTCAACATGTTAGCATGCAGACACCGAAGTGATTAAATTGCAAGCCACACCTGCGGTATTGAATACAGGTGCCCACGGGTCAATTATACGTCCGACCAGATCCCGCAGTCAAGCACGTAGAGGGCGCGCAGCCTCCTTACTGCCGCAGGAGCGCGAAGAGCTCGGCCCGGCGCTCTGGGTCGCGCTGGAATTGGCCACGGAGGACGCTTGAGGTCATCCGCGCCGGCGTGCGGATGCCGCGCATCGTCATGCACAGGTGCTCGCCGGTGCCGAAGACCGCGACATCGCCGGTGCCGGTGATGTGCTCGATCGCGTCAGCGATCTGGTGGGTCAGCTGCTCCTGGAGCTGCAGCCGGTGCGCCGCCTGGTGTGCGATGCGGGCAAACTTAGAGAGGCCGAGCACCTCGCCGGCGGCGATGTAGGCCACGGTCACATCACACCAGAACGGCAGCAGGTGATGCTCGCACAGCGACCACACGCGCATGCCCGACACGAGCACCAGCTGGCCATGGCTGACGCTCTCGAACGTGGTGTCGAGCGTGCCCGGCTCATACCCGATGAACTCCATCCACCAGCTGGCCCAGCGCCGTGGGGTATCGATGAGTCCTTCGCGCGCGGGATCCTCGCCCAACTCACGGAGCAGCTCGCGGCAGAGCGCTTCAAGGCGCTCGCGGCGTGGCTGGTGGTGGCGCGTGCCGGTGTCGATCGCATGCGCGCCGGCGACGCCATTTGCCGCACCGTTCACGATGCCAGCGGCCAGGCCGCCCCAGTCATCGGCTTGTTTGCTCATGGCAACCTCAAGAGCTTGTGTAGCTGCACGCTGAGGCGCCAGCCACGGGCCTGCACGGTCTCGATGCAGAGCTGCGTGGCACGCTCGTGCTGACTCAGCGGCTGGAGGCAGATTTGCACGCCAGGCTTGGTGGGGTGATCGTGCAGCAGTGACTCCAGCTTCTCGATGTCGGCCGCTTTCCCCACCACCATCTTGATCTCGTCGGCTAGCGCGAGCACCTCAGGCAGGATCGCGCGCCGGCCTGGCATGTCAATCTTGGGGCTCACACATACCCAGTCGCACTCGGCAAGCAGCAGGCCAGGCGCGGTGCCGCTGGTCTCGATCGCCACCTGGTAGCCGGCGTCGTGCAGCGCCTCGACGAGCGGCCCGAGGCCCTGCTCGGCGGGCTCACCCCCCGTCAGCAGCACCCAGGACGGCCCTGGGTGCTGGAGGCGGATGTGCTGCGCGATCGCGTGTGCGCTCGCAATGGCGTAGCGGGCATTCGGGCCGCGCGCCTCCGCGATCGATGCGTAGGCGTTTGCCGGGTCGGCCTGCCAGGTCTCCTTGGTGTCGCACCAAGGGCAGCCGACCGAACAGCCATGCAGGCGGAGCAGCACCATGGGGGTGCCGGTCTGGCATCCCTCGCCCTGAATGGCGGTGTACACGTCGTTCACGCGGTAGTTCATCGCAGGGCCTCGCCTTTCTTGACGAAATCATCGATAAGCGCAGCAACCTTGCGGGCAAGGTCGTCGAGCTGCGGGCTCGCGCTGGATGGCTCTTGGTGCGGGCGAGCGCCGATCGGAGGCCCCCGGCGATATTCGGCCCAGGTCTTGGGCGTTTCGGAGACGCGCACAGCGCTCAGCTTCGCATACCGGACAAAGAGATAGTCGAAAATAAGGTGCGCGAGCTTTTCGGCAGTCGGATTCATCCCTTGCGGGACAACCTCGTTCAAATGTCGGTGATCAAGGGTCTCGTCAATAAACTGTTTCACGAAGTCGAGATCGCGATAGTCATGCACGAAGCCGACCTCGTCGAGGCCGCTCGCCTGGAGCTCGACCTCGACCACGTAGTTGTGGCCGTGCAGGCGGCTGCACGGGTGATCGTCGGGCAGCCCTTCCAGTTGGTGCGAGGCCGAGAAGGTGAACTGCTTGGTGATGGTATACATTGCAACCCTCACATATCGCTTGTATCGAGATTCCGCACGACCGCCCCCGCCTCGTTATCCTCGAAGACCGCCACCGAGATGGGCCGGTGCGGGTAGTGATGTGCCAAGTAGTGCAGCAGGCGGGTGGCCAGCGTCTCGCAGCTGGCATGGCCGAAGTCGCCACGCCCAAAGACCGGGATGCACTCCGCGAGGAGATCGTGAAACTCCACCTCGCGCTCGTGGTGCGTCACCCGCATGCGCACCTCCACAAAGAAGATGTGCCGGTGTTTGTCGCGGAGGTAGGCGCGGTGATCGGGGGCCTCCGGCCAGCAGTGCCAGCCCTCAGCCGTAAAGCGCACCGCGATCTCAGCTACCGTCTGCATCGTCCACTCCCTTCACTGGTGGATAGATCTGCGCGCCCAGCTCCTGCATGCGCCGCAGGTGGGTACGCCAGTTTCGCTGCATCATCGCGGCGCCGTAGGCCGCCACGAGATTGGCCTTGGCGCGCCCCTCGGGGCTGTCGGTCTCGGAGCCAAGGCGATACTGAAAGTTGCGTGGCATGGGGCCAAGGGTGCGGCCGGCCGCATGCTCGATGTAGCCCGACCAGCGCACCGACGACAGCCACGAAGAGCTGTCGCCGCTGTTGATCGGCAGGGCATAGAGCAGCTCATTGGGGGTGAGGCCCAGGAGATGAATCCACAGGTCGGGGTGACGCCGGTGGCGCTCCCAGGCCGTGGCCACCAGCTTCTTGCGGGTCGGGATGTCGGCCTGCACCACATTGCCGAAGCAGATCCGATCGTAGCGGTCGCTCAGCTCGTCGAAATAGTCCCACCCGTCGTTCAGCGGGTGGTACACAGGGATCGGGCGCAGGCCGAGGGCTTCGAGCTTGGCGCGGGTGCGGCGCTTGTGTTCCAGCCCGCCCTGATCAAGCTCGATATAGCCCCAGGCCTTCTGGCCCAGGCGCTGTACCACGGCGAGGTAGCGATCCCACAGCTCGCGGAAGCCGTCGATCGCTTCGGGCGCCAGTGCGAGCGCCTGATCCATGCTGACATTGTGCGCCCTCGCGTGCTCGTTGGTCAGGTGGAAAATGCCCGAGTCGATGAACACGCGCTTGCCGGCGTCGATCCACTGCTCAAGCACCGGGATATCGGCGGGCTTGATCTCGTTGACCGCGATCAGGACGTGATCATGCACCGGCGCGGCGAGCCGCAGGCTGTCGATATTCGAGGCGATGAAGTAGATATTTGGCTCGGTTGGGTCGAACGCACCACCCGTGCTAGTCTTTGCCAATGCCATCCCTCCCGTACAGCTCAACATAGCGATCCAGGATGTGGCCGGCGATGTAAGGGTCAGGCTGCACGAGCACCATCCGGTATCGCTCGGCCCGGATGGTGAGCGGCGCAAACGGGCCGGCGTACGGCACAAACAGCACGTCGTCGCCCTGCAGGTAGGGCGCCCAGATCGGCCAGTCGGTCATCACGTCGGCGCAGATCAGCAGGTGGTCGCCGACATGCCAGATATCGCCGGCCACCACCGTATGCACGGGATCACCGATCACCACATTGGCCAGCGCGAGCAGTGATCCATCGGATGGCGGGGTCGCCTCCTCGGCCTGGGCCTGCTCGAGCGCGTTGGCGACGAGGGCCTGCACGTCCTCGGCCTGCACGCTGACGGGCAACTGCTTGGCCTCGGCCATCTCCTGCACAATCTGTAGGTAGCCCGGCCCCCAATTCTTGGCCATGTCGATCGCGGTGAAGTCGCCCCCGGCCAGCACCAGGTTGTTGTGGTCGATGCCGTAGCGCTCGGCCGCAAGCCGGCTCCTGGCATCGACACCGAACAGCACCGGGATGCACCACTCGCCGGTCTTGGCGTCGAGCCCGATCCCGCGTGGTCGCTCCTGGCCCTGGGCGTACATCCACTGGAGCGCTTCGGTGCGGCCGTTCCCCTCGACAAAGGCGTCGAGCGCCGCATCGTAAGCCGGCGGGTCGCGGAAGCCGTGCAGCGCGATCGAGGTAGCCAGCGCCCCAATGTCGTGCAGCTTGGCGTTCCGATCCCAGAGCTTCGCGGCCGAGAGGGGGACGTACCGAAGGGTGAGGAGATCGCCGGTTGGGGTGAGGGGTAATGCGGGTTCTTGCATAGTACAGTCCTTCTACTTGCAGGTTCCTGTACTATCATACCAAATTCGCCAAGTGGCGGAAAACACGAACGCCGAGCGTCTTTTCGCTCGGCGTTCGTGCAGGAGACCAGACGGCAACCCAATCCCAGCACCCAGAGTATATCAAGTTCCTGCGTGATCTGTCAATCACAACCATCACCAAGACGCTGGAAGTTGCACTCCTTATCTGAGGTGGTGCATTGCAGCGTTCAGCGAGCTACCGTATGATTGGTGTATGTTCGTGGAGATAAGAAAGGACGCCAAACGCTATGACGAACGATGAGCCAGTGTTCACCTATGAGCGCTATGGGTTCTCCTTCGCCGCCCGCAGCGCCGCGATTCCTACCGACCCCAGTCCGTCGACCAGCGCGACCCGGCCGCCGCCCGGCTTGCCCAGCTCGGCTACGAAGCCGGCGGCATCCAGTCCCGCCAGCGCGCCGCCCATGCCGCTGGTAATCCGCGCCAGGTCGCGCCCGAGCGCCGTGCGCGCGCGGGGCGGCAGCAGCTCAGCCCGCTGCATCAGCCAGCCCAAGAGTGCCTGCGCCTGGGCTGCATCGGGCGCGGGATCGGGTGGTGTCTCGGGTGCCCCGGTCAACCACGTGCCGAACGTGGGCATCGGTTCACCCAGCGCCTCGGCCGCCGCGTACACGCCCTGCGCGGCGAAATGGAGCGGCGTGCCCAGAGCCAAGAGCGCGGCGGCGTCGAGCGCCGCTGGGTCGCGCCGGACACGCTCTAGGTCGCTGAGCACTTGGCGCAGCTGGGCAATGGCAAGATCTAGGCTGTCGTCGAGTGGGTCGGTGGTCATGGGCTTCTGGCTATACAGACTCGATCAGCGCGGTGCAGCGCTGGGCGTACTCGACATCGGTGATCAGTCCCTTCTGGCGCAGGTGCCCCCTGACCGACACGGTCGGCGCAGGCTGTACTCAATTTATAATAAACTGCGAACTTAACGAAAATCTCGTATCCGTTTGATAACCGACACAATTATCCCCACAACTATCGCAGCGAACAATGCCGACAAAAACAACCCGCTCCAACCCATCGAGTCTTTCGCCCAAAACTCACTCGGCAGCAAAAATAGAAATATCCACAGTGGCATACTAATAACGGCGAATCGAAGGTTTGTTTGAGCATCCCGCCGCTCACGCCAGTTTATTACCAATAAACACAAAGCTTCAAGCGCGATCGCTTTGAGTCCGAGGATTGCACAATTCATTGCAGCGATGCGTATCGCCTCTGACTGCCACATTGTATACAGGGAAGTAAACGCTGCACTTGCCAACACCAAACCGATACACCCTACAATGGGTAGCACAACAATACCGACGAGACACAATACAATTTTTCCGGTGATACCACTTTCCCAACAGTCCTGGATGAAAATCCGATCTTTCCTTGTTCCCTCAATTATGATGAATAGAACTGATGTGACGATCAGTACAATGAGTAGAACAGTGAGGCAAAAGAACAAATCGTCCATATCATTGCTCCCTATGTAGTAGCGTTTTCTAGAAAACGCTACTACATAGGGAGGGAGATTCGGCTAGGGTAGCTTCTCGATCGCTGCCTTGAACGAATCAGCGGCTATCGCATCCAGACCGCTGTTCAACTGGGCAACTACAGTGCCGCTGGGCGAGCGGTATAGATACGGGCCGGCGATTGCCTTCAGGGCATCGAAGTATGCATAGATTGCGTCGCAGTTTTGCTTGGTCGAGCACACAAACACCTGCCCGCCCTTGGGCGGGACGGACGGCACTTCGAACACATAGTGCGCGCTCGCGCTATTCGGAACAGGAGAGTCGGCCGGCAGCGCCTCCGCGCGTATGTTCTGAGCACCGGCAGCAGTAAGGGCGGTTGAAATTTGTTCGGCGGTTGCGGTTGCCGATGCACCGCCGCAGGAGATGAGAAATACCAGGGCGATGAGTATGATGAACCGTTGCACACGCCCCTCCATCACAGTTCGAAGAGCACACAACGGCGAGAAGACAATGCAATTCCATTACGAGCAGATACGAGCCCGTATAGCAGATCTCTCAAAAAAGGGAAGACCCTGCGAAGAGATTCGCAGGGTCTTCTGGGGATTGATCGCGCCTAATGGTTAGGGTTGACGCTCTTGCAGCCAGTCGCGTGCGGCCGCCTCGGCACTCTCTCTGCCGCCGTAGGTGCTATCGGCAAAGTACCGTCGTTTGGGTGGCGCGTAGGCGAGCCAGCCGCACATGCGGCGGTACTCAGCGCGCACCACGCGCGCCGGTGCCAACGGCCGCGCCGCCACGGGCGCCACGCGGGCCACCACCTGGCGTGTGCTATCGCGCCAGGCAACCGCTGCCTGAAGTGCGCCGGCTGGGCCGCCGTGCCGTGAGTCTGCAAACTGTGCGTGGAGCTCGATCCCGCGCACATAGACCCGGCCGCGAAATGCGTGCTCGCCGCCAGCGGGGCCGTCCCGATCGATGCGCGTGATGCCGCGCCGGTCGGCTAGTGCAGCCAGGAGGGCGGCAATCTGCGCGGGATCAGGTGCCGCTGCTGGCGCCCTGCCAACTCGCTCCCAGTAGGCTGCCTCCTCAGCGGTGATTTTACGAATGGTCGGCATGGTTCACCTCGTTCAGTCCTGATCTGCCCATTCGACTAGCACGCCGCCGATTACGCTCAGCACAGCCGCAGTCAGCCAGACGTACCGCATGGTGCGTAGACCAACCACATACTGCGCGAGCGTGCCGCCGTAGACCTCGCGCGCGGTGACGCCGCCTGGTGCGGCCGTGCCCAGCACGAGCACGCCATCGCCATTGGCAAAGCCGCGCATCCGCGTGGCATAGCCGGTGTCGACGAATCGACTTGGCCCCGTCAGCGGATAGTCGACGTTGGTCACCCGCACGGCCTGGCCGTTCACGAGTACATCGAACGCCGGCGTCGTGCGGCCGGTCTCGCGCCAGTCACAGTCGGTCTTCGTCTCTACCTTGCCGTCCTTAACCGTGGTGCGCGCGTGGCACGCGCGCACCTCACTGATGAAGATGCGTAGCCCTTCACCTGCACCCGTCCAGATGCCACCGTAGACGGCTATTTCAGTGCCCGGCGTCGTATCCGCGATGGACGCCGCTGATTGTACGGGGATGCCAGTGAGCTGGCGCGCCCGGTGGTTACACCACCAAGCCGCGCCGATGAAGAGGATCGCCAGAAGGATGCCGAAACGTAGTTTCATGGGATTTGCCTTTCACCACCACCATCACCACAAGCCCCACTCCACTGGCATCTCCCACCAGTGAAAGCAGTGGTGATGCAGGCTGATGTAGTCGCTGCGCCGGGGCTTGATCATCGCCATATCGAGCTCGGTGCCGGCCAGCGTCTCTACGACCGCGACCATCTCATCCCAGTCGGGGTAGCGATCGGCCCGGCTAATCGACACGTGGAGAAAGCGCCGCTTGCTGGTGATGTGCTGGTGCGGGAGCGGGTCGAGCGAAGCCGCGAGCTTCAACCCATCCACCGTGCCCCAGGCGGAGAGGACAAGCGACACCTCGCCCCCTGCATCCTGGGGATCAGATCGGCCTAGGTAGGCCAGCAGCCTGCCATCGGGCAGCGTGAGATCGTGCGCTGGCATGGCAAACTCCCCGGCGCGGTTCACGCCGGGTCGGTAGGGTGGCACGGCGCGACCGCGCGAGTGTGCGGGCTTATGCATGCGAATCGCCTCCCTTTCTGCATACTTGCCCTACTGTGCGAGCAGTGCGGCAGCTTCAATGCTTGTTTCAAACTGAGCCCATCTCTCTCCGGAATAGATGCAATGTAGCGGAAGTCGCTGATTGCCTACGATAAAAATGTAATCGCTTCCCGAGACAAATCCCGAGACAAATGGTTCAGGGCTGGAAAGCTCCACGACAACTCGATCGAGTTGTGTGATGCCACGAGAGAACGAGCTTCGCGTGAAATTGATCATCGCAGTAATGGAACGTAGTTCGGTCTCGGAAATGCAGAATGAAAGGTGCTTCGTCGTTTGCATTGGATAATGTCTTTCTGCGCCCGGTTGGACAGGCGCCGGACATGCCTTCTGCGGAT
The sequence above is drawn from the Candidatus Kouleothrix ribensis genome and encodes:
- a CDS encoding GTP cyclohydrolase I: MSKQADDWGGLAAGIVNGAANGVAGAHAIDTGTRHHQPRRERLEALCRELLRELGEDPAREGLIDTPRRWASWWMEFIGYEPGTLDTTFESVSHGQLVLVSGMRVWSLCEHHLLPFWCDVTVAYIAAGEVLGLSKFARIAHQAAHRLQLQEQLTHQIADAIEHITGTGDVAVFGTGEHLCMTMRGIRTPARMTSSVLRGQFQRDPERRAELFALLRQ
- the queE gene encoding 7-carboxy-7-deazaguanine synthase QueE — translated: MNYRVNDVYTAIQGEGCQTGTPMVLLRLHGCSVGCPWCDTKETWQADPANAYASIAEARGPNARYAIASAHAIAQHIRLQHPGPSWVLLTGGEPAEQGLGPLVEALHDAGYQVAIETSGTAPGLLLAECDWVCVSPKIDMPGRRAILPEVLALADEIKMVVGKAADIEKLESLLHDHPTKPGVQICLQPLSQHERATQLCIETVQARGWRLSVQLHKLLRLP
- a CDS encoding 6-carboxytetrahydropterin synthase, which produces MYTITKQFTFSASHQLEGLPDDHPCSRLHGHNYVVEVELQASGLDEVGFVHDYRDLDFVKQFIDETLDHRHLNEVVPQGMNPTAEKLAHLIFDYLFVRYAKLSAVRVSETPKTWAEYRRGPPIGARPHQEPSSASPQLDDLARKVAALIDDFVKKGEALR